From one Magnolia sinica isolate HGM2019 chromosome 18, MsV1, whole genome shotgun sequence genomic stretch:
- the LOC131232255 gene encoding calcium-dependent protein kinase 10-like gives MGNSCVGPNITKNGFLQTVASATAGRLWRGRAPDENMLPAPPNGDASAAGNDTAAAAPAADPKPPDPLPVQNKPPEPVKMAEVENESKQAEPKPPEPNPTESGKPKKPHHIKRVSSAGLQIDSVLQRKTGNIKEIYSLGRKLGQGQFGTTYLCIEKATGKEYACKSIAKRKLTTEEDIEDVRREIQIMHHLQGHPNVISIKDAYEDAVAVHVVMELCAGGELFDRIIQRGHYTEKNSAELARVIVGVVEACHSLGVMHRDLKPENFLFVNQMEESPLKTIDFGLSIFFRPGEIFNDVVGSPYYVAPEVLRKRYGPEADVWSAGVIIYILLSGVPPFWAETEQGIFEQVLNGDLDFSSDPWPSISDSAKDLVMRMLVRDPKKRLTAHAVLCHPWVQVDGVAPDKPLDSAVLSRMKQFSAMNKLKKMALRVIAESLSEEEIAGLKAMFRMIDTDNSGQITFEELKAGLERVGAKLKESEIYALMEAADIDNSGTIDYGEFIAATLHLNKIDREDHLFAAFSYFDKDGSGYITQDELQQACEEFGISNAHLEEMIREADQDNDGRIDYNEFAEMMQQGDADFAMKGLQNSISIGFREARKLG, from the exons ATGGGAAattcatgtgtggggcccaataTCACGAAGAATGGATTCTTACAGACGGTCGCATCTGCTACGGCAGGGCGGCTATGGCGGGGCCGAGCACCGGATGAGAATATGCTCCCTGCACCTCCTAACGGAGATGCTTCTGCGGCTGGGAATGACACCGCTGCTGCAGCGCCGGCCGCTGACCCGAAACCGCCTGACCCGCTGCCCGTCCAAAACAAGCCACCCGAACCAGTTAAGATGGCTGAGGTGGAAAATGAGTCCAAACAAGCGGAGCCCAAGCCACCAGAGCCAAATCCAACAGAGTCCGGGAAGCCCAAGAAGCCTCACCATATAAAGAGAGTGTCCAGCGCTGGGCTTCAGATCGACTCGGTCTTGCAGCGCAAAACTGGGAATATTAAGGAAATCTACAGCTTGGGGCGGAAGCTCGGGCAGGGGCAATTCGGTACGACGTATCTGTGCATAGAGAAGGCAACAGGGAAGGAATATGCTTGCAAATCAATCGCAAAGAGGAAACTGACGACGGAGGAGGACATTGAGGATGTGCGGCGGGAAATTCAGATAATGCACCATCTGCAGGGCCATCCCAATGTGATCTCGATCAAGGATGCTTACGAAGATGCTGTAGCTGTCCATGTGGTTATGGAGCTGTGCGCGGGGGGCGAGCTCTTCGATCGGATTATACAGAGAGGGCATTACACGGAAAAAAATTCGGCCGAGCTGGCTCGGGTGATTGTTGGTGTCGTGGAAGCCTGCCATTCTTTAGGGGTTATGCATCGAGATCTTAAGCCTGAGAATTTCCTTTTTGTCAACCAGATGGAGGAGTCGCCTCTCAAAACAATCGACTTTGGATTGTCGATATTCTTTCGGCCAG GGGAAATATTCAATGATGTGGTTGGGAGCCCGTACTATGTTGCACCAGAAGTGCTGCGGAAGCGCTATGGTCCGGAAGCTGATGTCTGGAGTGCTGGTGTGATCATATACATTCTGTTAAGTGGGGTCCCCCCATTTTGGGCCG AAACCGAACAAGGAATATTTGAACAGGTATTAAATGGGGACCTTGACTTTTCATCGGATCCGTGGCCCAGTATCTCAGATAGTGCAAAAGATTTAGTGATGAGAATGCTTGTCAGGGACCCTAAAAAGCGGCTGACGGCCCATGCAGTTCTGT GCCACCCTTGGGTTCAGGTCGACGGTGTGGCACCTGATAAACCCCTTGATTCAGCCGTTCTAAGTCGCATGAAGCAATTTTCTGCTATGAACAAGCTCAAGAAAATGGCCCTAAGG GTCATTGCTGAGAGCTTGTCTGAAGAAGAAATAGCTGGCCTAAAAGCAATGTTCAGGATGATAGACACAGATAATAGTGGGCAAATCACTTTCGAAGAACTGAAGGCAGGTTTGGAAAGGGTGGGTGCTAAACTTAAGGAGTCTGAGATATATGCACTCATGGAAGCG GCAGATATTGACAATAGTGGCACCATAGATTATGGGGAGTTCATAGCCGCGACTTTACACCTAAACAAGATTGATAGGGAGGATCATTTATTTGCGGCCTTCTCATATTTTGACAAAGACGGAAGTGGGTACATCACACAAGATGAGCTCCAGCAGGCCTGCGAGGAGTTTGGTATTTCAAATGCCCACCTCGAAGAGATGATCCGAGAGGCGGATCAAGACAAT GACGGACGCATAGACTACAATGAGTTTGCGGAAATGATGCAGCAAGGAGATGCCGATTTTGCAATGAAGGGCCTGCAAAACAGCATCAGCATTGGATTTAGGGAGGCACGAAAGCTTGGTTGA